One window of the Anaeromyxobacter dehalogenans 2CP-C genome contains the following:
- a CDS encoding ABC transporter ATP-binding protein: MAETPLIRLEDVWKTYAMGDVELHALKGVSLTVERGEFTAIMGASGSGKSTLMNLLGCLDRPTRGRYLLEGHDVSGLSADALAALRNRTLGFVFQSFNLLSRTSALENVELPMMYSGTPSAERHRRALEALEQVGLTGRADHHPSQLSGGQQQRVAIARALVNRPRVLLADEPTGNLDSRTSVEVMAILQALGATGITVVLVTHENDIAAYASRVLVMRDGKLRSDTRQAAVAAVPPPPDEPGSADGREGGAA; the protein is encoded by the coding sequence GTGGCCGAGACCCCGCTCATCCGGCTCGAGGACGTTTGGAAGACGTACGCCATGGGCGACGTCGAGCTGCACGCGCTGAAGGGCGTGTCGCTCACCGTCGAGCGCGGCGAGTTCACCGCGATCATGGGGGCCTCCGGCTCGGGCAAGTCCACGCTCATGAACCTGCTCGGCTGCCTCGACCGGCCCACCCGCGGCCGCTACCTGCTGGAGGGACACGACGTCTCCGGCCTGTCCGCCGACGCGCTGGCGGCCCTGCGGAACCGGACGCTCGGGTTCGTGTTCCAGAGCTTCAACCTCCTCTCCCGCACCAGCGCGCTCGAGAACGTGGAGCTGCCCATGATGTACTCGGGCACGCCGAGCGCCGAGCGCCACCGCCGCGCGCTGGAGGCGCTCGAGCAGGTGGGCCTCACCGGGCGCGCCGACCACCACCCCAGCCAGCTCTCCGGCGGCCAGCAGCAGCGCGTCGCCATCGCGCGGGCGCTCGTGAACCGCCCGCGGGTGCTGCTCGCCGACGAGCCCACCGGCAACCTCGACTCGCGCACCAGCGTGGAGGTGATGGCGATCCTCCAGGCGCTGGGCGCGACCGGGATCACCGTGGTGCTGGTGACGCACGAGAACGACATCGCCGCGTACGCCTCGCGCGTGCTGGTCATGCGCGACGGCAAGCTCCGCTCCGACACGCGGCAGGCGGCGGTGGCGGCGGTGCCGCCGCCCCCCGACGAGCCGGGGAGCGCGGACGGGCGGGAAGGAGGCGCGGCGTGA
- a CDS encoding efflux RND transporter periplasmic adaptor subunit, protein MTRRRLSYAGVAIAALAALLGLWRWRAASSAGEVHYETAKVDRGRVVAKVTATGTLSALVTVQVGSQVSGRISELHADFNSRVRKGEVIARIDPQLFRAAVAQAKANTVAAEGNLAKARAQAADAERQLGRTRQLAERNLVAAADLDTAQANADGARAAVQAAQGTVAQARAALQQAQVNLGYTDIVSPTNGVVISRNVDVGQTVAASLQAPILFVIAEDLAKMQVDTSVAEADVGRLRAGMPATFTVDAYPNEVFSGTVRQVRNAATTVQNVVTYDAVVDVANPDLKLKPGMTATVTFVYAQRDDALRVPNAALRFRPPPGLKRPAQGAQAQEAAAPAGQGARAAARPDRSGGDGARARPDGGRTVWVLRGEARDPVAVAVQTGITDGSATELVSGDLREGDPVVTDATGGGASTRQGGGGAMRRGPF, encoded by the coding sequence ATGACGCGCCGGAGACTGTCGTACGCCGGGGTGGCGATCGCCGCCCTCGCCGCGCTGCTGGGCCTGTGGCGCTGGCGGGCCGCCAGCAGCGCCGGCGAGGTCCACTACGAGACGGCGAAGGTGGATCGGGGCCGGGTGGTGGCCAAGGTGACCGCCACCGGGACGCTGTCCGCCCTGGTCACCGTCCAGGTCGGGAGCCAGGTGTCCGGGCGGATCTCGGAGCTGCACGCGGACTTCAACTCGCGGGTCCGCAAGGGCGAGGTGATCGCCCGCATCGACCCCCAGCTGTTCCGGGCCGCGGTGGCCCAGGCGAAGGCGAACACCGTGGCCGCCGAGGGCAACCTCGCCAAGGCGCGCGCCCAGGCCGCGGACGCCGAGCGGCAGCTGGGCCGGACGCGGCAGCTCGCCGAGCGCAACCTGGTCGCGGCCGCCGACCTCGACACCGCGCAGGCGAACGCGGACGGCGCGCGCGCGGCGGTGCAGGCGGCGCAGGGCACGGTGGCCCAGGCCCGGGCCGCGCTGCAGCAGGCCCAGGTGAACCTGGGCTACACCGACATCGTCTCGCCCACGAACGGCGTGGTGATCTCGCGCAACGTGGACGTGGGGCAGACGGTGGCCGCGTCGCTCCAGGCGCCGATCCTGTTCGTCATCGCGGAGGACCTCGCCAAGATGCAGGTGGACACCAGCGTGGCCGAGGCGGACGTCGGCCGGCTGCGCGCCGGCATGCCCGCCACCTTCACCGTGGACGCCTATCCGAACGAGGTGTTCTCCGGGACCGTCCGCCAGGTCCGGAACGCCGCCACCACCGTCCAGAACGTGGTGACCTACGACGCGGTGGTGGACGTGGCGAACCCCGATCTGAAGCTGAAGCCGGGCATGACCGCCACCGTGACGTTCGTGTACGCGCAGCGCGACGACGCGCTCCGCGTGCCGAACGCGGCGCTGCGCTTCCGCCCGCCGCCCGGCCTGAAGCGCCCGGCGCAGGGCGCGCAGGCGCAGGAGGCGGCCGCGCCGGCGGGGCAGGGGGCGCGGGCCGCCGCGAGGCCGGACCGGAGCGGCGGGGACGGCGCGCGGGCGCGACCGGACGGCGGCCGGACGGTGTGGGTGCTGCGCGGCGAGGCGCGGGACCCGGTCGCGGTCGCGGTGCAGACCGGGATCACCGACGGGAGCGCCACCGAGCTCGTCTCCGGCGACCTGCGGGAGGGCGACCCGGTCGTCACCGACGCCACCGGCGGCGGCGCGAGCACGCGGCAGGGCGGCGGCGGGGCCATGCGCCGCGGGCCGTTCTAG